TGTCATGACATGTCAATAAATACTTCATGCATCAAGAACTATGTTGCCATACTTGTATACTCTAACTTCACTCATCATCAACCTTCCACACCTCTGCATAGACCTGTGGTAGTGTTTCCAGCAGCGTTTACTCAGGAGGAAAACTATCCCTTCAGTCACTGAGACAAACGGAGGGAAGAGATGAATAAAAGATGCTGGGGCAGTacattacacacaaaacaacattaCACGCCTGTCAATTTGTTGTAATActacagttgtgtttttatttctttagcAAATCCAGTCAGGGGAAAATTTAATGTGATATCAAAGTGTATAACTGTTCCTTTGAATATAATTTGGTTAAAAAGCAACCAGACTTGCCCTGACTGTTCTCATTTTCCTGGCCTCCTGTCCGGGTTTGTCAGGTTTTGCCTCTCGTCCTTTACATATTACTGTCTTTATGGTTCTGTCTATGTCCAGTAATGTGATTACATCAGTGTTTCCCCTATAACTGTACTGACAGATCGCAGGGCAACAGGAATCCCAAAAATAACACCAAACATCCATTCATTCAGAAATCTACTGtttccatttcaaaacatgAGTCCACCCCTGTGTGGTTGCCGGGGAAACTCTTGACATGATGAAAGCGCCACCAGCAAGGTTTCCTCTATATTCATTCTGCGGCCGCAGGAGCGTTGCTGCTAAAATTTCACACGATCAGTCAGCAGTCATCAGTCCTCTGCCTTCCTGTTCCACCGAGGCTGGGATTAGCCCCTCTACACACACGCAGCGAGTCGAGGAAAGACAGGTGAAGTGAAGATGATGTTGCCAGTACAGGTGACAAACAGGGTCATACTGAACAACACTATAATGTGCTGACGGATTCAGTGCTTTTATCTGAACGAGCAAATATTCAGATAAAACTGATAATACTGTTATGCCCTTATGGTTTTCTAAGTGATGTAATGTTGCCCTGCTGCATCCGATCATACAGTAACTTAGGAGGCAATCTGGCCTGGTCTGCTGTCATTAATCTGGCATGCAGTAATAATTTCGTTGTAATTAAAATTCAACACCTGGAATTTCCTCCTTGTTTTCTTCACCAGCTTTAACAGTGACATAGTTTCTTTCTTAATAAGGTGCTGTGGATTTAATTAATGCTGATGTGAAGAGTGGTTCATTGGATTTTGAAAAGTAACTGATAAATAGTCAAAGAAATTTTAAAGTGTTAAATTTGAGAATGGAATTTGGTGTGGCGGTGGGTGGTAGAATGAGGGTTTCACTGGTTTATAATTAAACATTGGCTTACTGCTATACCTTACAGAGCTGCTTTGAGTTGCACAGTGGCTTCAGGGTGGGAAACTGAACTGCCATGTTGTGTTGCAACGATGCAGCTAACCAATCACAGTGGAATTCATTGCAAGTGCAAAAGTCTTCACCTAAGTTAAGTGCTGCCCCCAAAAATGTCCTAAAAGACAGATGCATCACATGCTGGATATTGATTAACTGTCTCGGTACAATGCTAATAGCTTCTGGTGCCAGGCAACATACAAGGCGTTATTAAACCAAAATATGCTGGTGTTTGCTTGCCGGACATTTCACTCACCTTGTTCACCGTAAGGCTTGCGAGGCTTCTTCCTCAGACAGGTCATGACGTAGCGCTCCAGCTCTTTCAGTGTCGATGGCTTGAGTGTTTCAAAGTCAATCTCAATCTCCTCGGGGTTGGTGTCCCTCAGTGAAGGTTCCCTGGACTGAATAATGTGGACCACACGTCCCAGCTTCTCCCCCGGTAGCTTGTTGATGTCAAGGCTCAGCTGGCGCTTCTCATCATACGACATGGGCAcgatctcctcctcttcctccgagTCGTAGTGCGGCAGCATGGAAGTGGCCACTGGGGGGTAGAATGGCTTCTTTGTGGTCCTGCGGAATCAAGAGGAAGTGATGCAGATGGGACAAAAGCTCATTATTATCAGCTGCTTGATATTCTATATATGTGATTAAATTATGCATGTGATTACTGTactgtgcagcttttaaaaCTCCACATTGATGGGAAGATGAGATAATTGGGTGATTATTTTATTACTAACTTGCTGTTCTTGTTACTCTTCTTCCCCTGGCCTTTCTTGGCCTGGGAGCCACCCGCTCTGGCAGACTTggttttcagtattttgccAGGCATTTTCCATTCCTCAGAGCCAGCTCTGCTTCTGCCTCCGCGACTTCgcttctccagcttcttctttttcttcttctcctttttatccttcttctctttcttcttcttgggcTTGACGATGGGGCCTTGAGAGAGGGCAGCCAGCTGCTCGTGCACAGCTCGGAGCTATTTAGAAAAAATAgtcactgtttgtttccacatgaaatttgttgaaataaacacaactgGATAAATAAATAGTGCAGGTCTCACCTGTGTGCACACCTGGTCCTGTAACTCAGCCAAGCGATGTGCTCGCTCTTCCTCGCTGTCTGAGTTGGGGCTGCTCTCGCTctcttcactctcactgctggGCTCGCTCTCggaggtggaggaagatgaggacgaggaggaggaagaagaggaggaggaggatgttggATGGCCACTCATTGACATGGCTGAGTGATCCATATGTGGCTCATCTGGCATCTTGGCAAAACGGAACTCAAACACAtcctggatttaaaaaaaacaaaacaaaaaattaaacaaatagagtaagaaaggaggaaaggagtGAAGAgtaaataaaagttttttttccacaggatGTAGCACCTTAATTTCATTctgatcatttgaaaataataagACAGCCAGCCTAACCTGCAGCTTCCGTGCCATGCCCACAACATCATGGTCAGGTGGGTTGTACTTGTAGCAGTTGGAGAACATGAGTCTGACATCGCTAGCAAACTGTTGAGCATCCCTGTATTCTCGACAGTCCATCTTCCTCTGATGAAGAGTTGAGAAAAAGCAAACTTTGTGCTTCAACTAGACTTATTGAAATTTTATCAATAAATATACTTTAaatactttaatactttaaaaATTGCGACATTAAGCAATCTGAAACAACGCAACTGTACAATGTAATCAGTTACACAGTATACTGATTGTTTGTTACTGTTTCCATGAGTTAAAAGCATTTGAAAAGTCACCTTGATGGTGCTGAGGTCCATGGGACACTTAATGATATCATGATAGTCATGAAGGCCCAGTGCAGCCGCGTCCACAGGTACGTAGAAAGGCCAGGCGTATGCAGCATGTTTCTTTGACAACATTTCCTTAAGCAGCACACTGCAATACCTCAGCTGAGGGCTTAGTTTGCCCTTCCTCGAGGGCTGAGGCTGGACAGAATCAGGCAAGTCCTTCTTGGGGGGTTTAATGGGGCGTCCGCTGCCCACTCTGCGTCCAGTGCCCGCCATCAttggctgcagcaggacaggacCTCCAGGGCTCCTGACCAGCCCTATCCCAGGTGGGGCCTCCAAGCTCATGCCCCCCATTGAGGAGATGGTGTGCATGGAGGTGTCGTGGATTTGGCCCCCGTGGCCTCCTTTCCCCAAGCCCACCATGTGCGTTGCTCCAGACATGCCCACAGTCAAGCCCAtggtggagggggtggtggtgtCTGCCTTACGCTTCACACCTTTTTTCTAGAATTAAAGAGGCTCGAGGTCACTACAATCATAAAAATTATGGATTTAATCCAAGCTTTATAATGTTTATAATTCTACACATATATGTTTCTTTGCAAAGACACTGTATCATTTTGCCTTCTGCCAGAAATTTGTTATGGTTGTCGTTCACTTCTATGTGTATAGCAACAGACAACAGCTTCACAAATTTCT
Above is a window of Chelmon rostratus isolate fCheRos1 chromosome 8, fCheRos1.pri, whole genome shotgun sequence DNA encoding:
- the brd2b gene encoding bromodomain-containing protein 2b isoform X2 → MEAAVNPPHDSSLVGLSSGRMDQHTGSSKRIRKPSLLYEDFESPSLPHTMPQGPPVPPQPPVKDPSRPGRMTNQLQFLQRTLMKSLWRHHFAWPFHEPVDAYRLNLPDYHKIIKQPMDMGTIKKRLENNFYRSASECIQDFNTMFTNCYIYNKPTDDIVLMAQSLEKIFLQKVAQMPEEEVELPPPAPRNKNSRGRGRKSASRAQQVPAVSQSAYSPSSSDTGESMPANSPQTVLTKSLPPANIMGLPPTQPTTKKKGVKRKADTTTPSTMGLTVGMSGATHMVGLGKGGHGGQIHDTSMHTISSMGGMSLEAPPGIGLVRSPGGPVLLQPMMAGTGRRVGSGRPIKPPKKDLPDSVQPQPSRKGKLSPQLRYCSVLLKEMLSKKHAAYAWPFYVPVDAAALGLHDYHDIIKCPMDLSTIKRKMDCREYRDAQQFASDVRLMFSNCYKYNPPDHDVVGMARKLQDVFEFRFAKMPDEPHMDHSAMSMSGHPTSSSSSSSSSSSSSSSTSESEPSSESEESESSPNSDSEEERAHRLAELQDQVCTQLRAVHEQLAALSQGPIVKPKKKKEKKDKKEKKKKKKLEKRSRGGRSRAGSEEWKMPGKILKTKSARAGGSQAKKGQGKKSNKNSKTTKKPFYPPVATSMLPHYDSEEEEEIVPMSYDEKRQLSLDINKLPGEKLGRVVHIIQSREPSLRDTNPEEIEIDFETLKPSTLKELERYVMTCLRKKPRKPYGEQGKKGSIGKSKEELTLEKRRELERRLQDVSGQLNSVKKPTKPKVEKPSAVETHTQPSRLSGSSSSSDSSSSSSSSSSSDTSDSDSG
- the brd2b gene encoding bromodomain-containing protein 2b isoform X1, whose amino-acid sequence is MEAAVNPPHDSSLVGLSSGRMDQHTGSSKRIRKPSLLYEDFESPSLPHTMPQGPPVPPQPPVKDPSRPGRMTNQLQFLQRTLMKSLWRHHFAWPFHEPVDAYRLNLPDYHKIIKQPMDMGTIKKRLENNFYRSASECIQDFNTMFTNCYIYNKPTDDIVLMAQSLEKIFLQKVAQMPEEEVELPPPAPRNKNSRGRGRKSASRAQQVPAVSQSAYSPSSSDTGESMPANSPQTVLTKSLPPANIMGLPPTQPTTKKKGVKRKADTTTPSTMGLTVGMSGATHMVGLGKGGHGGQIHDTSMHTISSMGGMSLEAPPGIGLVRSPGGPVLLQPMMAGTGRRVGSGRPIKPPKKDLPDSVQPQPSRKGKLSPQLRYCSVLLKEMLSKKHAAYAWPFYVPVDAAALGLHDYHDIIKCPMDLSTIKRKMDCREYRDAQQFASDVRLMFSNCYKYNPPDHDVVGMARKLQDVFEFRFAKMPDEPHMDHSAMSMSGHPTSSSSSSSSSSSSSSSTSESEPSSESEESESSPNSDSEEERAHRLAELQDQVCTQLRAVHEQLAALSQGPIVKPKKKKEKKDKKEKKKKKKLEKRSRGGRSRAGSEEWKMPGKILKTKSARAGGSQAKKGQGKKSNKNSKTTKKPFYPPVATSMLPHYDSEEEEEIVPMSYDEKRQLSLDINKLPGEKLGRVVHIIQSREPSLRDTNPEEIEIDFETLKPSTLKELERYVMTCLRKKPRKPYGEQAGKKGSIGKSKEELTLEKRRELERRLQDVSGQLNSVKKPTKPKVEKPSAVETHTQPSRLSGSSSSSDSSSSSSSSSSSDTSDSDSG